One window of Trichomycterus rosablanca isolate fTriRos1 chromosome 2, fTriRos1.hap1, whole genome shotgun sequence genomic DNA carries:
- the ash1l gene encoding histone-lysine N-methyltransferase ASH1L, with amino-acid sequence MDQRTQGGGPTTPPPLPANALPVEHEKDGTGGRKEDEDENKKLEKEKEGVSGDRCNSGGPSNNNNQQQQHQQSPQFSVKETNYSEGNVKLKIGLQAKRMKKPPKILENYVCRPAFRATVRHGSRGGGRGKARGGATDGSSSTASTPHIKEEEKGPSINHGTLQPSCVPANTAPTASQSPVISTIAATSVNGTAQSKKGTPKLACKSEGKTVVKSFASSEKPLNFHSSVSDIKSHSSGKKSLVPQPNPSSPAPSPVPRASTPHDPKIDGLTKPPQYIYTDSQKEQERGVQNWGSPTVTEKLAQLIAICPPAKCPKPKARKVNPASAQCSSPPLISNLQRPERAMANRNTYSRLAHLAPPPPVSRPPGRPYGSRNKDSILEKLSGIPRQEDVDGPVKESIIIPAASYGSSCLTSSNDSKDCDNSIGMKSHSHLEHCSPHSSTSSFFSSSALERIGSINSLHGTPAPLGLQIRPSPIETDDSVEREKNKDVDHLKCLSKSSSPTLSAKQDTKEIGNVASPREREKSSSPDKRSPTQIDHTTREHSPPESAKHIASPFDTSGTSSTLAPLCDDDDPASPPSPAEQDSKPLKKRRGRRPRWTKAVSRMHRAVEDDTSSQPEATTPQPANPISSSPVRRPVGRPSNVDCVLPANSELCSPPPKKRGRPKSKMPTLDEPVRGRPSLKVSPSKVYSLPKSKEEQDPPVLHPEVDLNPPKPMPRKRGRPKRLPPTLPQETQPPTLAPESADDVAGDKGFNNVGNGQLIMKTLIGKINKMKTVKRKRFLNQILSGSGSGTEQDTTKSASMSATGGAATQSLSSIAANFSGKHGPQINVSKKGTIYMGKRRGRKPKTPANPSPGAPTPPPEPFLTPNTSSPHHSHQSQVSQNQQHQVPPSDIFPSPSLSQSSGGQSPISDASFVEPGSGSFMSHSHYTHSHQGHHSFPFTPPTFSAPSTRTLGASTSAPSSQKKSSCRGHHHYYRQHYHCPKISPPRPLLPTSPAPLSELKEATPSPVSESHSEETVPSDSGIGTDNNSTSDRGEKAGSVSGLAGLGAPQSMTGGLLMPGIMGSSVGVGVGHNSRGSRRHSSSVLLDCPSPTTSPLGAMSSPDPRRPCPVAPSSSIGHKEKHKHKCKRRSHGCPGYDKLKRQKRKRKKKYLQLRSRRQDPDFLAELDEICVQLGEIRISHRTPALRLGSSLGFGSGAAGTSHGSSIAGNRAGSSIGSGTNPPPHHYLHRDLLPTIFRINFSGYYSPHPAYPCDSLHYVRKPDLKKKRGRPPKLRESMSDVPFVHGLGFPLSSGGFYPSYSVPYSSAPLGLGYYRGYPPASALFAHPHHQTPHSVPSHHSHHSPSFPPPPPPSYVHHHHPSHLLLNPSKFHKKKHKLLRQEYLSGGRSTLLYPSSELSFGWHHKHKHRHKHRDRCAEEEGDDGGGAGDGGGGRSGSESMGAGRMDRARRGGSIESLQRYGFGQDGSTDPSAKKKVAAPSGNSPSSSSSSSAERYKQKDSSTACLVPSRLSLSQGNRGHHNVDSWFRMGSYDYDYSKLSHNQTPSQGVFSDGHTQNSMQCSDSEEDEHTSANEEDDSGPRHTNLFASALSRTSLRGNRRGKGGNTEVPNLTRLDRSQRKERSTSAEKKESGNCGIQTRYSHFSGPECSEPPHHRHHHQASLSVPHPFSRLSPCGLDQPGGRTSPSTRSSQPSYCFDTSPSRSSHRSAQPPPKNNLHHVNKILRAKKLQRQARTGNNMVKKRGPGRPRKNPLPSPPASPPMSPPHPAPEPEKHSGEWQEDTVNDAIESVIQSQKRKSRKRKRWDRDDDREDDEEAAQEGEEEEAGRLEAREEEATTGGQPTGGKGWPAHEEMQSFRSAVEGKSDGQSSPERTAPTPVEQAPAASVTSQREKKPARPPKKKFQKAGLYSDVFKTNDPRGQLLQLKKEKLEYIPGEHEYGLLPAPIHVGKYLRQKRIDFQLPYDILWLWKHDQLYKRPDVPLYKKIRSNVYVDVKPFSGYEATTCNCRLPEDRDSKGCMDDCLNRMIFAECAPSTCPCGENCDNQRIQRHEWVQCLERFRTEGKGWGIRTKQPLRSSQFIIEYLGEVVSEQEFRSRMMEQYFAHSGQYCLNLDSGMVIDSYRMGNEARFINHSCEPNCEMEKWSVNGVYRIGLFALRDMDSGTELTYDYNFHSFNTEEQQACMCGSEGCRGIIGGKSQRINGLPGKAAGSGSGARKFGRLKEKRKSKLQLKKREEESSDSSKFYQHLLMKPMSNRERNFVLKHRVFLLRNWEKIREKRELLKREGEREREKDGSLSQYARWGGVIRDDGNIKSDVFLTQFSALQTSRSVRTRRLAAAEENTEVTRTARLAHIFKEICDMITSYRDSSGQTLAAPLLNLPSKKRNMQYYEKVSDPLDLSTIEKQILTGHYKTVEAFDTDMLKVFRNAEKYYGRKSAVGRDVCRLRKAYYGARHEAAVQIDEIVGETASEADSSDSMERDHQHVNKDDDVIRCICGMFKDEGLMIQCEKCMVWQHCDCMRLEAEVEHYLCEQCDPRPVDREVPMVPQPSYAQSGSIYYICLLRDELLLHQGDCVYLMRDSRRTPEGQPLRQSYRLLSHINRDKLDIFRIEKLWKNEKGERFAFGHHYFRPHETHHSPSRRFYHNELFRVPLYEIIPLEAVVGTCCVLDLYTYCKGRPKGVKEQDVYICDYRLDKSAHLFYKIHRNRYPVCTKPYAFNHFPKRLAPKRDFSPHFVPDNYKRNGGRSAWKSERSKDTGAGDEDPSPGGSCERLSNSRDAEGRGDGEAEADTNCNHEDSSTPLTSLAPAQERRRADEEEDEEADEDEEEEKRVAEEGRIEAEASSITSSALHPSFPAQRERLHKFMQPLLHRTLNKNAIDLSYLLQEGSGRRLRRRTLGQGDFVSRK; translated from the exons ATGGATCAGAGGACACAGGGAGGAGGGCCCACCACACCACCCCCACTCCCCGCCAATGCCCTACCGGTCGAGCACGAGAAGGACGGAACAGGTGGAAGGAAGGAGGACGAGGATGAGAACAAGAAGCtggaaaaagagaaagagggcGTGTCGGGTGACCGTTGCAACTCAGGTGGacccagtaataataataatcagcagCAGCAACATCAACAATCTCCACAATTCTCTGTCAAAGAGACCAACTACTCAGAAGGCAACGTCAAGCTAAAGATAGGCCTCCAGGCAAAGCGGATGAAGAAGCCTCCTAAAATCCTCGAGAACTACGTGTGCCGGCCGGCCTTTCGAGCAACCGTTAGACACGGGAGCCGAGGCGGGGGACGGGGTAAAGCCCGGGGGGGAGCGACCGATGGAAGTAGCAGCACTGCTAGTACGCCACACATTAAGGAAGAAGAGAAAGGACCATCCATTAACCACGGAACTCTTCAACCCTCCTGTGTTCCAGCGAATACCGCACCCACAGCTTCTCAGTCTCCAGTCATTTCCACAATTGCCGCGACTTCTGTAAACGGAACTGCACAAAGTAAAAAG GGTACTCCAAAGCTGGCTTGCAAGTCAGAAGGAAAGACAGTTGTGAAATCCTTCGCATCTTCAGAGAAACCCCTTAACTTCCACAGCTCCGTATCAGACATCAAATCGCATTCCTCTGGAAAGAAGAGTCTCGTACCCCAACCCAACCCTTCATCCCCCGCACCATCTCCTGTTCCTAGAGCGTCAACGCCACACGACCCCAAAATCGATGGACTCACAAAACCACCTCAGTACATTTACACTGACAGCCAGAAGGAGCAGGAGAGAGGAGTTCAGAACTGGGGGAGTCCTACAGTCACGGAGAAACTCGCACAGCTTATAGCCATCTGCCCGCCTGCTAAGTGCCCTAAGCCCAAAGCCCGCAAAGTGAACCCTGCTTCAGCACAATGCAGCTCCCCTCCTCTGATCTCTAATTTGCAGCGGCCCGAGCGGGCCATGGCCAACCGAAACACATACTCCCGCCTGGCTCACCTCGCTCCTCCTCCACCGGTGTCACGACCCCCAGGTCGTCCGTATGGCTCACGAAACAAAGACAGCATCCTGGAGAAGCTCTCGGGCATCCCTAGACAAGAGGACGTTGATGGACCCGTAAAGGAGTCGATTATTATTCCTGCAGCTTCCTATGGCAGCAGTTGCTTAACTAGCAGCAATGACAGCAAAGACTGTGATAATAGCATAGGAATGAAGTCACACTCTCACCTTGAGCACTGCTCCCCTCATTCATCCACATCTTCTTTTTTCTCTTCCTCCGCCTTAGAAAGAATAGGGAGTATAAACAGCCTTCATGGGACACCTGCCCCCCTTGGTTTACAGATCAGACCAAGCCCCATAGAAACAGATGATAgtgtagagagagaaaaaaataaagacgtTGATCATCTTAAATGCTTAAGCAAAAGTTCTTCCCCCACATTGTCAGCGAAGCAGGACACTAAAGAGATAGGTAATGTAGCTTCAcctagagagagagaaaagagctCAAGTCCAGACAAGCGAAGTCCCACTCAGATAGATCACACTACCAGAGAACATAGTCCTCCAGAGTCTGCCAAACACATTGCTTCTCCTTTTGACACTTCTGGTACAAGTAGCACCCTAGCACCACTTTGTGATGACGATGACCCTGCGTCCCCTCCATCACCAGCTGAGCAAGACTCTAAACCTTTGAAAAAACGCCGGGGTCGAAGACCTCGTTGGACTAAGGCGGTTAGTCGCATGCACCGGGCAGTGGAAGATGATACTTCTAGTCAACCTGAAGCTACCACACCGCAACCTGCAAATCCTATTTCCTCATCACCTGTTCGCCGGCCTGTAGGGAGGCCCTCCAATGTCGATTGTGTGCTCCCTGCTAACTCCGAACTCTGTTCACCACCACCCAAGAAAAGGGGTCGGCCTAAATCCAAAATGCCAACCCTGGATGAACCTGTACGTGGTCGCCCATCTCTCAAAGTGTCCCCTTCAAAAGTATACTCCTTACCCAAGTCCAAAGAGGAGCAGGATCCTCCTGTCTTGCACCCAGAAGTAGATCTAAATCCCCCTAAACCCATGCCACGAAAGCGAGGCAGACCGAAACGTCTGCCTCCGACGCTGCCACAGGAGACCCAGCCTCCGACGCTAGCTCCGGAGTCGGCAGACGATGTGGCAGGCGACAAGGGCTTCAACAACGTGGGCAATGGGCAGCTTATAATGAAGACGCTCATAGGCAAGATCAACAAAATGAAGACGGTAAAGCGAAAGCGGTTCCTTAACCAGATCCTCTCCGGGTCAGGTTCAGGAACCGAGCAAGATACGACTAAAAGTGCGAGCATGTCAGCGACCGGGGGTGCGGCAACACAGTCTCTCTCCTCAATTGCTGCAAATTTTAGTGGCAAGCATGGACCTCAGATTAATGTGAGCAAAAAAGGGACAATATACATGGGTAAAAGAAGAGGTCGCAAACCAAAAACACCAGCCAACCCTTCGCCAGGTGCCCCTACACCGCCACCTGAACCCTTTTTGACCCCAAACACCTCTTCTCCACATCACTCACACCAGTCTCAGGTGTCACAAAACCAGCAACACCAGGTTCCCCCATCTGACATCTTCCCCTCTCCGTCGCTTTCACAGTCCAGTGGGGGTCAAAGCCCTATCAGCGATGCTAGTTTTGTGGAGCCGGGTTCAGGGAGCTTCATGTCTCATTCGCACTACACCCATTCCCATCAGGGCCACCACTCGTTTCCTTTTACCCCACCGACATTTTCGGCACCTTCCACTCGTACTCTCGGGGCTTCCACGTCTGCACCCTCCTCTCAGAAAAAATCTTCCTGTAGAGGCCACCACCATTACTACAGACAACATTATCACTGCCCTAAGATCTCACCTCCGAGGCCATTACTGCCTACCTCTCCTGCTCCTCTTAGTGAGCTGAAAGAGGCCACGCCTTCCCCGGTCAGCGAGTCTCACAGTGAGGAGACTGTCCCAAGCGACAGTGGCATTGGAACCGATAACAACAGCACTTCTGATCGTGGTGAGAAAGCTGGAAGTGTCAGTGGGTTAGCCGGTTTAGGGGCCCCACAGAGCATGACCGGGGGATTACTAATGCCTGGTATAATGGGGTCATCTGTGGGCGTTGGGGTAGGGCATAACTCTAGAGGAAGTAGAAGACATTCATCCTCTGTGCTTCTCGATTGCCCCTCTCCGACGACATCTCCGCTCGGAGCAATGTCATCACCTGACCCACGCCGGCCATGCCCAGTGGCTCCTTCTTCTTCGATAGGCCACAAAGAGAAGCACAAGCATAAGTGCAAACGCAGAAGCCATGGCTGCCCAGGTTACGATAAGCTGAAAAGGCAAAAGCGCAAACGCAAGAAAAAGTACTTGCAGCTACGGTCTCGAAGGCAGGATCCTGACTTCCTGGCTGAGCTCGATGAGATATGCGTGCAGCTAGGTGAAATAAGAATTTCACACCGCACTCCTGCCCTTCGCTTGGGCAGCAGTTTAGGTTTCGGATCAGGAGCAGCTGGTACAAGTCACGGAAGTAGTATAGCTGGGAACAGAGCAGGCAGTAGTATTGGAAGTGGCACCAACCCCCCACCTCATCATTACCTACATAGAGATCTTTTGCCCACTATCTTCAGGATCAACTTTAGCGGGTACTATTCACCTCACCCAGCCTATCCTTGCGATTCTTTGCACTATGTACGTAAGCCTGATCTCAAGAAAAAACGTGGAAGGCCCCCGAAGCTGCGAGAGTCGATGTCAGACGTGCCTTTTGTTCATGGACTAGGGTTCCCCCTTTCCAGTGGAGGGTTTTATCCCTCATATAGCGTCCCATACTCTTCTGCTCCTCTCGGACTCGGATATTATCGAGGCTATCCCCCGGCCAGTGCACTCTTCGCCCACCCACACCACCAGACTCCACATTCGGTCCCATCCCACCACAGCCACCATTCCCCTTCCTTCCCCCCACCTCCTCCCCCTTCATAcgttcatcatcatcacccaTCGCACCTTCTTCTTAACCCTTCTAAGTTCCACAAGAAAAAACACAAGCTGCTACGACAAGAGTATCTTTCCGGTGGTCGTTCAACACTACTCTACCCTTCCTCTGAACTGTCGTTCGGGTGGCACCACAAACACAAGCACAGGCACAAGCACCGTGACCGTTGCGCAGAAGAAGAGGGCGATGACGGTGGAGGAGCTGGAGATGGCGGCGGAGGAAGAAGTGGTAGCGAGAGCATGGGAGCCGGAAGAATGGATCGAGCAAGAAGAGGAGGAAGCATCGAATCACTCCAGCGTTACGGTTTTGGTCAGGATGGCTCCACTGACCCTAGCGCCAAGAAAAAGGTGGCAGCCCCTTCCGGTAACTCCCCTTCTTCCTCTTCGTCATCCTCAGCGGAACGCTACAAGCAGAAGGATAGCTCTACGGCATGCCTAGTGCCTTCAAGGCTATCCCTGAGCCAAGGGAATCGAGGGCATCACAACGTGGACTCCTGGTTTAGGATGGGCAgctatgattatgattattccAAGCTCTCCCATAATCAGACTCCTAGCCAGGGGGTATTCTCCGATGGACACACGCAAAATTCGATGCAGTGCTCGGACagcgaggaagacgagcatacTTCAGCTAACGAGGAAGACGATTCAGGCCCCAGACACACCAACCTGTTTGCTTCTGCCCTCAGTCGGACTTCTCTTAGAGGTAACCGGAGGGGCAAGGGTGGGAACACGGAGGTCCCGAACCTGACACGGTTGGACAGGTCACAGAGGAAAGAACGCTCCACATCTGCTGAGAAGAAAGAGTCAG GAAACTGCGGTATACAGACTCGATACAGTCATTTCAGTGGCCCCGAATGTTCGGAACCTCCTCACCATCGACACCATCACCAAGCTTCGCTATCCGTCCCCCACCCATTCTCCCGCCTCTCCCCCTGTGGCCTGGACCAGCCCGGGGGAAGGACGAGTCCTTCCACGCGCTCATCGCAACCTTCGTACTGCTTCGACACTTCCCCCTCGCGCTCTTCCCATCGCTCGGCCCAGCCTCCCCCCAAAAACAACCTACATCACGTCAACAAAATCCTCCGGGCTAAAAAGCTGCAGAGGCAGGCACGCACGGGCAACAACATGGTGAAAAAAAGGGGGCCGGGGCGGCCTCGCAAGAACCCACTGCCCTCGCCTCCCGCGTCGCCTCCGATGTCACCTCCACACCCTGCCCCTGAACCAGAAAAGCATAGCGGGGAATGGCAGGAAGACACGGTCAATGACGCCATCGAGTCCGTCATACAAAGCCAAAAACGGAAAAGCCGTAAAAGAAAGCGCTGGGACAGGGACGATGACCGGGAGGACGACGAGGAGGCAGCTCAGGAGGGAGAGGAAGAGGAAGCAGGTAGGCTAGAAGCTAGAGAAGAGGAAGCGACGACGGGTGGACAACCAACCGGAGGGAAGGGATGGCCGGCACATGAGGAAATGCAAAGTTTTCGTAG TGCCGTAGAGGGAAAATCTGACGGCCAGTCCTCCCCTGAACGTACCGCTCCAACACCAGTGGAACAAGCTCCAGCCGCATCAGTGACCAGCCAACGGGAGAAGAAACCTGCCAGGCCGCCTAAAAAAAAGTTCCAGAAGGCTGGACTTTATTCGGACGTATTCAAGACAAATGA TCCTCGTGGTCAGCTGCTCCAATTAAAGAAGGAGAAACTGGAGTATATACCTGGGGAACACGAGTATGGCCTTCTACCGGCTCCCATTCATGTTG GGAAGTACTTGAGGCAGAAGCGCATTGATTTCCAGTTGCCTTACGACATCCTGTGGCTTTGGAAACACGACCAG CTCTACAAGAGACCTGATGTGCCTCTCTACAAGAAaataagatcca ACGTATACGTTGATGTGAAGCCTTTCTCAGGCTATGAAGCTACTACATGTAACTGCAGGCTTCCTGAGGACCGTGATTCAAAGGGCTGCATGGACGATTGCCTGAACAG GATGATTTTTGCTGAGTGCGCTCCCAGCACTTGTCCTTGTGGAGAGAACTGTGATAACCAGCGAATCCAGAGGCACGAGTGGGTTCAGTGTCTAGAGCGCTTCAGGACAGAGGGGAAGGGCTGGGGCATCcgcactaaacagccactgCGCTCCAGTCAGTTCATCATCGAGTACCTGGGAGAGGTGGTCAGCGAGCAGGAGTTCAG GAGTCGTATGATGGAGCAGTACTTCGCTCACAGTGGGCAGTACTGTCTGAATCTGGACAGCGGCATGGTGATCGACAGCTACCGCATGGGCAACGAGGCTCGCTTCATCAACCACAGCTGTGAGCCCAACTGCGAGATGGAGAAATG GTCAGTGAATGGAGTGTACAGGATCGGTCTGTTTGCCTTAAGAGACATGGACAGTGGGACAGAGCTCACTTACGACTACAATTTTCACTCCTtcaacactgaagaacag CAAGCCTGTATGTGCGGCTCTGAAGGCTGCCGTGGTATAATTGGCGGCAAGAGTCAACGGATCAATGGCCTTCCTGGGAAAGCGGCAGGGTCAGGAAGCGGCGCCCGGAAATTCGGGAGGTTAAAAGAGAAGCGCAAGTCAAAGCTCCAGCTGAAAAAACGG GAGGAGGAGTCCAGTGACAGCAGCAAGTTCTACCAGCACCTCCTAATGAAGCCCATGTCAAACAGAGAGCG GAACTTCGTGCTGAAGCACCGGGTGTTCCTGCTGCGCAACTGGGAGAAAATTCGGGAGAAACGGGAGCTGTTAAAGAGAGAGGGCGAGAGGGAAAGAGAGAAGGATGGCAGCCTCTCGCAGTACGCCCGCTGGGGAGGAGTCATCCGCGATGACGGCAACATCaaatcag ACGTGTTCTTGACGCAGTTCTCGGCGCTGCAGACCTCTCGTTCAGTGCGCACACGCAGACTTGCCGCCGCTGAAGAAAACACCGAAGTCACACGCACAGCACGCCTTGCACATATCTTCAAAGAGATCTGTGATATGATCACCAGCTACAGAg ATTCATCTGGACAAACACTTGCTGCTCCCCTGCTGAACCTGCCTTCTAAAAAGAG GAACATGCAGTACTATGAGAAGGTGTCCGATCCTCTGGACCTCAGTACCATAGAGAAGCAGATCCTCACCGGACATTACAAAACAGTGGAGGCCTTCGACACAGACATGCTTAAAGTGTTTCGCAATGCTGAG AAATACTACGGCCGAAAGTCCGCCGTAGGCAGGGACGTGTGCCGACTGCGCAAGGCTTATTACGGCGCGCGGCACGAGGCCGCCGTTCAGATCGACGAGATCGTCGGCGAGACGGCCAGCGAGGCGGACAGCTCCGATTCAATGGAGCGCGACCACCAACATGTTAACAAAGACGACGACGTCATACGCTGCATCTGTGGCATGTTTAAGGACGAGGGCCTGATGATCCAGTGTGAGAAATGCATG GTCTGGCAGCATTGTGACTGCATGCGACTAGAGGCGGAGGTAGAACACTATCTTTGCGAACAGTGTGATCCTCGCCCAGTAGACAGG GAGGTCCCCATGGTGCCTCAGCCTAGTTATGCTCAGTCTGGCTCCATCTATTATATCTGCCTGCTCCGAGACGAGCTGCTGCTGCACCAGG GTGACTGTGTGTACCTGATGAGGGACAGCAGGCGCACTCCAGAGGGCCAGCCGCTCCGTCAGTCCTACCGTCTTCTGTCCCACATCAACAGAGACAAACTGGACATCTTTCGCATTGAAAAGCTCTGGAAGAATGAAAA GGGTGAGAGGTTTGCCTTCGGTCATCATTACTTCCGACCTCATGAGACCCATCACTCGCCCTCGCGCCGCTTCTACCACAACGAGCTGTTCCGAGTGCCCCTATATGAGATCATTCCTCTGGAGGCAGTGGTGGGCACGTGCTGCGTTCTCGACCTTTACACGTACTGCAAGG GTCGGCCAAAAGGCGTGAAGGAGCAGGACGTGTACATCTGCGACTATCGCCTGGACAAATCCGCTCATCTCTTTTACAAAATCCACCGTAACCGCTACCCAGTCTGCACTAAACCCTATGCCTTCAACCACTTCCCCAAGAGACTCGCACCCAAGAGAGACTTTTCA